Proteins from one Candidatus Nomurabacteria bacterium genomic window:
- a CDS encoding VCBS repeat-containing protein, whose amino-acid sequence MTYKNTIRKPFLTKTASLFLAVILFIGPFGDIPFAHASLVVGDPARTTQNAVQPVSLWSSYDNASGAFDYQYEIALPPGVNGHTPTVSLLYNSHEENVVGVYGAAWKDSIPYISLSSRKGVNTIYDDPVFVSSLDGELIADGSDYRPEVDFGNFRVYSHPNQSTWETTDKDGTTHIFSSHMADPDDPNRIYRWYLASSTDSNGNEISYTYINSDGQLYPSTISYGPYTVVFTVASSSKRGISYRSGFRVYTGDHISKIEVKKSGDTFATYDLSYSDGRLNSITPTTDVAKPAVVFEYGAGTGDWVYQSALNHSANVDHNDGITQQYFDFNGDGLVDRVNGFESSYGSNALGVIFGNGSGWVGATSTFPGLPSPIYLSSDDPDGHNARVADFNGDGLADIAYQYTTSQMRVYLNAGENTFEYESSLNHSANVDSSNGITQQYFDFNGDGLADKVNAFQSDSGSSALSVSLNTGTGWETASSSFLSGLPSTVYFSSDTVDGHNARVADFNGDGLADIAYQYTTSQMWVYLNSGGGGFEHETSLDHSSYVDHNNGITQQYFDFNGDGLADKVNGFQSTYGSSALSVSLNTGTGWGATISSFPGLPSPIYLSSDVSDGLNARIADFNGDGLADIAYQYTSSNMRVYLNPGPDFRLATITDPVSDTATVIEYQPLWQSSTDNTVPISLQVVKSVTKTSSVTETTDEYVYEGAYYYLDRNDIYDHRFVGFGKVTKTTDLGKEITYYHQGNEAATSSEEEIDGEALFGVAYRTEKTDLSDNLYQLNRYNYATSSLSSSSTFVKLESDLQLDYDGDSDKKASANSYIYSGDHGSMLTKTEWGEVSGSTDGTFTDTGTDDRETTYEYATSSDLVLPSKITVEDDSSTKVQESRYYYDNQSLGSVTTGNLTKQQDWVIGSTYVDTELTYDSYGNILTKTDPNSNVTLFAYDTYNLFVASTTDAEGHNTQYEYDYRTGQVGTTTNANGEVFVTIYDGFGRPTAKYMPDPQTGSQVQIAAYTYTDTAGAISVQQTDYLDGSTSHSKYTYYDGFGQVIQERVEAEGSTQYAVRDYIYGDNGLLKAESLPYFSTGTTSTNATTDGDLMTSYVYDALARITAVGTVVGTTSTSYDQWQETVTDAASNDKIFEYDAYGRLTLVTEEEGVSSYDTVYDWNARGDLIKITDAAGNVRNLTYDGLSRRTSLEDLHDTSDTDYGTWLFSYDDAGNVSSTTDPKGQVVNYTYDGVNRVLTEDYLGTGYTDVTYVYDNCTNGASQLCFVANESATTTYTYTPNGLIDTETKTIAGTEYATEYEYDRLGNQTLLTYPDDSEVRYTYNKANKLEKVEQRESGGSFADVVNNFEYGPHDLITQQVHSNGATTTKTYDASELYRLSSIVTTATSTAGSGGPGEEMVEIMLLLDSPDFELLSSGSISSDTSPHDNLDLGESQVADENPEIVWGVSETGNSDGLNIVQEKSTTSTTTVPVVFATTSTSSGNVIDVVSQQTKESKSTAAGQINKIDKRATYVSDSKADKADFKELGGKLALSKVNGLEVEVAKNRPEVSFKKWNEKVDFSISYNDISIQEADFSAGNLIRWKNQDQSKEVHVYPLSSDEQMENGGLEIEVVLAEKPDSNKFRFSLSGYENLDFFYQPELTEEEIGEGKERPENIVGSYAVYHKELSGHVLGGVNYGAGKVFHIYRPKIADSSGDEVWGALSIVDGELIVTVPQEFLDTAEYPVFVDPTFGDTSIGGSLSVHSGKDYGGIKGTPGQSGTVSSIKVYTRKQKSGSTVIGTAIYSDSSGSPNSRLAVDTGNQTITTTPAWISSNINLSVTGSTPYWIMYWPQIPSVDYYDSVSNAYKYETGGSFEGWPSSFTATQVSSIRLTMYAEYTLNNQAPTSPTELKTEGSANPTAVSDSAPEFTAVYNDPDSGDQAVNYQIQVDDDSGFGSTIWDSGKTALATTSQGSTTPSISYGGSTLASSTLYYWRIKFWDDEDEEGIWSTSTATFVLATGTDPYALYEVVQRVNYVYDSVGNITQIADSSGVVSSATTTYGYDDLYRLTSASTTLATTTPYSRTYTYSPIGNILSKSDQGSYTYAETGYANPHAATAINGVTYTYDKNGNLASTSASTTNTWNYRNQLVESDEGTATTSYGYDHNGSRVFKITSEGTTYYPFANYEITDTGTTTKHIYAGDMLVATVEGSGAGALTYHNHLDHLNSTRVVTDGIGYTAQVLDYYPFGATRIDAQYGNQNQTKRFTGHEYDDETDLSYMGARYYAGDTGRFTSQDPLHIRLDKPNLLTNPQKLNSYSYVENNPLIKFDPNGESSAMFWGNMQRVDNLSGGYISRETRSYQQAGQTAVNAATSPQAQAVYTVAGLAALTLAAPELGVPISTQMARSAAVTGISNAAFSGYVDKQDGSFDGGPLESGSSYLFGMGTAGSAAIKKSGPLVVGPAAAAAESYLFDGKVSGSQVGASGAGGTAGFLFETALTTSPVGNKAGFAGQVIQGTFELSVTIGAYKSLERDDGDDN is encoded by the coding sequence ATGACTTACAAAAACACTATTCGCAAACCGTTTCTTACTAAAACCGCCAGTTTATTCTTGGCGGTCATTTTATTCATTGGTCCATTTGGTGACATACCTTTTGCTCATGCTTCACTTGTAGTTGGCGATCCTGCGAGAACAACACAAAACGCCGTCCAGCCAGTCTCACTTTGGTCATCGTACGACAATGCTTCTGGCGCTTTTGATTATCAGTATGAAATTGCTTTGCCTCCGGGCGTTAATGGACATACTCCAACAGTGTCGCTTTTGTACAATTCACATGAAGAGAATGTGGTTGGTGTTTATGGTGCTGCTTGGAAGGACAGTATTCCATACATTAGTCTCTCAAGCCGTAAGGGGGTAAATACGATTTATGATGATCCGGTTTTTGTTTCGTCCTTAGATGGAGAATTGATTGCGGATGGCAGCGATTACAGACCCGAAGTAGATTTTGGTAATTTTCGAGTATATAGTCATCCAAATCAAAGTACCTGGGAGACAACAGATAAAGATGGTACTACCCATATTTTCTCCTCCCATATGGCAGATCCAGACGATCCGAATCGTATCTACAGATGGTATCTCGCCAGTAGTACTGATAGTAACGGAAATGAAATAAGCTACACCTATATTAATAGCGATGGGCAATTATATCCGTCGACCATTTCCTATGGTCCGTATACCGTAGTATTTACAGTTGCGAGTTCGTCAAAACGTGGGATTAGTTATAGGTCAGGGTTTCGAGTTTATACTGGGGATCACATCAGTAAGATAGAGGTTAAAAAAAGCGGTGACACGTTTGCTACTTACGATCTGTCTTACAGTGATGGTCGGTTAAACTCCATTACACCAACAACTGATGTGGCCAAGCCGGCTGTCGTGTTTGAGTATGGAGCAGGTACAGGTGATTGGGTCTATCAAAGTGCTCTAAATCACTCCGCGAATGTTGATCATAATGACGGCATCACCCAACAGTATTTTGATTTCAATGGTGATGGTTTGGTTGATAGAGTGAACGGGTTCGAAAGTAGCTATGGTAGCAATGCACTTGGAGTGATTTTTGGTAATGGTAGTGGATGGGTTGGGGCAACGTCAACCTTCCCTGGCTTGCCGTCACCAATCTATCTATCGTCCGATGATCCAGACGGCCACAACGCCCGAGTAGCTGACTTTAACGGTGATGGATTAGCTGACATTGCTTACCAGTACACCACCAGCCAGATGCGGGTTTACCTTAACGCGGGTGAAAATACTTTTGAGTACGAATCATCACTAAACCATTCCGCGAATGTTGATAGTAGTAACGGCATCACCCAACAGTATTTTGATTTCAATGGTGATGGTCTAGCTGATAAGGTGAATGCTTTCCAGAGTGACAGCGGCAGTAGTGCTCTTAGTGTGAGCCTGAATACGGGAACGGGTTGGGAAACGGCATCATCGAGTTTCCTGTCAGGCTTGCCGTCAACGGTGTATTTTTCATCAGATACGGTGGACGGCCACAACGCCCGAGTAGCTGACTTTAACGGTGATGGATTAGCTGACATTGCTTACCAGTACACCACCAGCCAGATGTGGGTTTACCTTAATAGTGGTGGAGGGGGTTTTGAACATGAGACGTCTTTAGATCATTCTTCTTACGTCGACCACAACAACGGCATCACCCAACAGTATTTTGATTTCAATGGTGATGGTCTAGCTGATAAGGTGAACGGGTTTCAGAGTACATACGGCAGTAGTGCTCTTAGTGTGAGCCTGAATACGGGAACGGGTTGGGGTGCAACCATATCGAGTTTCCCTGGCCTGCCGTCACCGATTTACTTGTCGTCTGATGTTTCTGATGGGTTGAATGCTCGTATAGCTGACTTTAACGGTGACGGCCTGGCCGACATTGCCTATCAATACACCTCATCCAACATGCGTGTATATTTGAATCCAGGTCCTGACTTCCGACTCGCGACAATAACTGATCCTGTGTCTGACACCGCGACAGTTATCGAGTATCAGCCACTTTGGCAATCAAGTACAGACAATACAGTTCCAATCTCACTTCAGGTTGTAAAGTCTGTAACCAAAACATCGTCAGTTACTGAAACTACAGATGAGTATGTCTATGAGGGTGCATACTACTATTTAGACCGGAACGACATTTACGACCATCGATTTGTTGGTTTCGGTAAAGTAACAAAGACTACAGATTTAGGAAAAGAAATTACGTATTACCATCAAGGGAATGAAGCCGCTACGTCATCAGAAGAAGAAATTGATGGTGAAGCACTCTTCGGTGTTGCGTATCGTACTGAAAAGACTGACCTTTCAGATAACCTTTATCAACTAAATCGATACAATTACGCCACGTCCTCCCTTAGTAGCAGTAGCACTTTTGTCAAACTTGAGAGTGATTTGCAGCTCGACTATGATGGCGACAGTGATAAGAAAGCCTCCGCTAATTCGTATATATATAGTGGTGATCATGGCTCGATGTTAACCAAGACAGAGTGGGGAGAAGTTAGCGGTAGTACTGACGGTACTTTTACAGATACTGGAACCGACGATCGCGAAACTACCTATGAATATGCAACGAGCAGTGACTTGGTACTCCCATCCAAAATCACGGTTGAGGATGACTCAAGCACCAAGGTTCAAGAATCTAGGTACTACTACGACAATCAATCTCTCGGTTCGGTTACGACAGGAAATCTTACCAAACAACAAGATTGGGTTATTGGCTCCACTTATGTGGATACAGAGTTGACTTATGATTCGTACGGTAACATTCTCACTAAGACCGACCCTAATAGCAACGTCACGCTTTTTGCTTACGACACATACAATCTATTCGTTGCTTCAACTACTGATGCTGAAGGACACAACACTCAGTATGAGTATGATTATCGTACTGGTCAGGTAGGTACGACTACCAACGCAAATGGAGAAGTGTTTGTCACTATCTATGATGGCTTTGGTCGACCAACAGCGAAGTATATGCCTGACCCTCAGACTGGTAGCCAAGTGCAAATTGCAGCTTATACATACACTGATACTGCTGGGGCGATAAGTGTGCAACAGACCGATTACCTCGACGGTTCAACTTCACATAGTAAATACACTTATTATGATGGTTTTGGTCAGGTGATCCAAGAAAGAGTCGAAGCTGAAGGAAGTACTCAGTACGCAGTACGTGACTATATATATGGCGACAATGGTCTCTTGAAGGCTGAGTCTCTCCCTTACTTCAGTACTGGTACTACCAGCACCAATGCTACCACCGACGGAGATTTGATGACGAGCTATGTTTATGATGCTTTGGCTCGCATTACGGCTGTTGGGACAGTAGTTGGTACTACCAGCACTAGCTACGACCAGTGGCAAGAAACAGTTACTGATGCAGCGAGCAATGACAAGATCTTCGAGTATGATGCCTATGGACGTCTAACTCTAGTTACTGAAGAGGAAGGAGTTAGTTCATACGATACTGTTTACGACTGGAACGCAAGGGGTGACTTAATCAAGATAACTGATGCTGCTGGCAATGTTCGCAATCTGACTTATGACGGCTTGTCTCGGCGCACCTCACTGGAAGACTTGCATGATACATCTGACACAGATTACGGAACATGGCTGTTTAGTTATGACGATGCTGGCAATGTGTCTTCTACCACTGACCCGAAGGGGCAAGTGGTGAACTACACGTACGATGGTGTGAATCGGGTACTGACGGAAGATTATCTCGGTACTGGCTATACTGACGTGACATACGTCTACGATAACTGTACCAATGGTGCTTCACAGCTATGTTTTGTTGCAAACGAAAGCGCCACCACAACCTACACCTACACACCAAACGGATTAATTGATACTGAGACAAAGACTATTGCTGGTACTGAATACGCAACTGAATATGAATACGACCGATTAGGCAATCAAACTCTACTCACTTATCCAGATGACTCTGAGGTCAGATACACCTATAATAAAGCCAATAAGCTTGAAAAGGTTGAACAACGAGAAAGCGGGGGCTCGTTTGCTGATGTGGTGAATAACTTTGAGTATGGTCCACATGACTTGATTACACAGCAAGTACACAGCAATGGTGCTACGACAACGAAGACGTATGATGCTAGTGAGTTGTATCGCCTCAGCTCTATTGTTACCACCGCAACCTCTACCGCTGGTTCTGGTGGTCCTGGTGAGGAAATGGTCGAAATCATGCTGCTGCTAGACTCTCCTGATTTTGAGCTTTTGTCTTCAGGATCAATCTCTTCTGATACATCTCCACATGACAATCTGGATTTAGGAGAAAGCCAAGTGGCGGATGAAAATCCTGAGATAGTTTGGGGTGTTTCAGAAACAGGAAATAGTGACGGGCTTAACATCGTACAAGAAAAATCAACAACTTCTACAACAACAGTCCCTGTAGTTTTTGCTACAACCTCTACTTCAAGTGGCAATGTAATTGATGTGGTTAGCCAACAGACTAAAGAGAGCAAGTCTACTGCTGCTGGTCAAATCAACAAAATTGATAAGAGAGCAACTTATGTTTCTGATTCAAAGGCTGACAAGGCTGATTTCAAAGAGTTGGGAGGCAAACTCGCTCTTAGTAAGGTAAATGGTTTAGAAGTTGAGGTTGCAAAGAATCGACCAGAAGTGAGTTTTAAAAAATGGAATGAAAAAGTTGACTTCTCAATCAGTTACAATGACATTTCTATTCAAGAAGCAGACTTCAGTGCCGGAAATCTTATTCGCTGGAAGAACCAAGATCAATCAAAGGAGGTCCATGTGTATCCTTTGTCTAGCGATGAACAGATGGAAAACGGAGGTCTAGAGATCGAGGTAGTTTTAGCAGAAAAGCCTGACAGTAACAAATTCAGATTCTCTTTAAGTGGGTATGAAAATCTTGATTTCTTCTATCAACCTGAATTAACAGAAGAGGAGATTGGTGAAGGAAAAGAAAGGCCAGAGAACATCGTTGGATCATACGCTGTCTATCACAAAGAGTTGAGTGGACATGTGCTTGGAGGGGTTAATTATGGTGCAGGAAAAGTGTTCCATATATACAGACCTAAGATTGCAGATTCGAGTGGTGACGAAGTATGGGGCGCTTTATCTATTGTAGATGGTGAGTTGATAGTCACAGTTCCACAGGAATTTCTAGACACAGCTGAGTACCCAGTTTTCGTTGACCCTACCTTCGGAGATACTTCAATCGGGGGGAGTTTGTCAGTACATTCAGGGAAAGACTATGGTGGCATTAAGGGTACTCCTGGACAGTCTGGTACAGTTAGTTCAATAAAGGTTTACACAAGAAAACAGAAGTCCGGTTCAACTGTGATTGGAACTGCTATCTATTCGGACTCAAGTGGGTCGCCAAACTCAAGATTGGCAGTTGATACTGGGAATCAAACTATAACTACTACACCTGCTTGGATTAGTAGTAATATCAATCTCAGTGTTACAGGGAGTACTCCATATTGGATTATGTATTGGCCTCAGATCCCTTCAGTTGATTACTACGACTCTGTATCAAACGCGTACAAGTATGAGACTGGAGGAAGCTTTGAAGGATGGCCAAGCAGCTTCACTGCCACACAAGTTTCAAGTATTCGATTAACGATGTATGCTGAATACACACTTAACAATCAGGCACCGACATCACCAACAGAACTTAAGACAGAAGGTAGCGCAAATCCAACAGCCGTTTCAGATAGTGCACCCGAATTTACTGCAGTTTACAATGATCCTGATTCAGGTGATCAAGCGGTAAACTATCAGATTCAAGTTGATGATGATAGCGGGTTTGGCAGTACAATTTGGGACAGTGGTAAAACAGCACTCGCCACTACGTCACAAGGGAGTACAACTCCTAGTATTTCCTACGGAGGTTCAACATTAGCTTCGAGTACACTGTACTACTGGAGAATTAAATTCTGGGATGACGAGGACGAAGAGGGTATTTGGAGCACTTCAACAGCAACTTTTGTTCTGGCGACAGGCACTGACCCATACGCTCTTTATGAAGTGGTTCAAAGAGTTAACTATGTATACGATTCGGTTGGAAATATTACTCAAATCGCTGATTCCTCTGGTGTTGTAAGTTCTGCAACTACTACCTATGGCTACGATGATCTGTATCGTCTCACCAGTGCTTCTACCACCTTAGCTACAACTACTCCGTATAGTCGTACATATACGTATAGTCCAATCGGAAACATCCTGAGTAAATCTGACCAAGGTTCGTATACGTATGCGGAAACAGGGTATGCCAACCCTCACGCCGCTACAGCTATTAACGGGGTTACGTACACCTACGATAAAAATGGTAACTTAGCGTCTACTAGTGCTAGTACCACAAACACTTGGAATTACCGCAATCAGCTTGTCGAATCAGATGAGGGAACTGCTACGACCAGCTATGGATATGATCACAACGGCTCACGTGTCTTCAAGATCACTTCCGAAGGAACGACTTATTATCCTTTCGCTAACTACGAGATCACCGATACTGGGACGACTACCAAGCATATTTACGCTGGAGACATGTTAGTAGCAACTGTGGAGGGAAGTGGCGCAGGAGCACTCACATACCACAATCACTTAGACCATCTTAATTCAACGAGGGTGGTAACTGACGGAATCGGTTACACCGCTCAAGTTCTCGATTACTACCCGTTTGGAGCTACAAGGATTGATGCTCAGTATGGAAACCAGAATCAGACCAAGCGGTTTACGGGACATGAGTACGATGATGAGACGGATTTGAGCTACATGGGAGCAAGGTATTACGCCGGCGATACAGGACGCTTCACTTCTCAGGACCCATTGCATATCAGATTAGATAAACCAAACCTACTCACCAATCCTCAGAAACTGAATAGCTACTCGTATGTTGAAAATAATCCGTTGATCAAGTTTGATCCAAATGGAGAAAGCAGTGCAATGTTCTGGGGTAATATGCAAAGAGTTGATAACTTGTCTGGTGGGTACATCAGTCGAGAGACAAGGAGTTATCAACAAGCTGGACAGACTGCAGTGAACGCTGCTACTTCACCACAGGCACAAGCAGTTTATACAGTAGCTGGTTTGGCGGCTCTAACTTTAGCTGCCCCAGAACTTGGTGTTCCAATATCAACTCAGATGGCCAGATCAGCTGCAGTAACTGGAATCTCAAATGCTGCCTTTAGTGGATACGTTGATAAGCAGGATGGATCGTTTGACGGCGGTCCACTAGAATCTGGAAGTAGTTATCTGTTTGGCATGGGAACTGCGGGATCAGCCGCTATTAAAAAATCAGGTCCTTTGGTTGTTGGACCAGCTGCTGCCGCAGCAGAGAGTTACCTGTTTGATGGAAAAGTAAGTGGCTCGCAAGTTGGAGCATCTGGTGCAGGTGGTACGGCGGGATTCCTATTTGAAACTGCATTGACTACTTCTCCTGTTGGTAATAAAGCTGGATTTGCCGGGCAGGTTATACAAGGTACATTTGAACTGAGTGTTACTATAGGAGCATACAAATCTCTAGAAAGAGATGACGGGGATGATAATTAA
- the gatA gene encoding Asp-tRNA(Asn)/Glu-tRNA(Gln) amidotransferase subunit GatA: protein MDTIATLRAAYIAGDTTPTEVVQKTLDTIKEKDGEIHAFLAVYEDALKEAEAATTAYKEKGADTPALLGIPVAIKNNILVKGRKATAASKILENYTAVYDATIIEKLKAVGAIIVGATNLDEFAMGGSTENSAFGPTKNPVDTARVPGGSSGGSAAAVAMGAVPVAIGTDTGGSIRQPASYCGLVGFKPTYGAVSRYGLMAMGSSLDQAGPLTNTVADAELVHETMAGLDKMDATTITDDTYPAVPAKETYTFGVPRNFLKEGVDASVLEAFEAHTKELETAGHKVVDIDLPLFEKGLAAYYIVMPAEVSSNLARYDGIRYGLSEDGDELLDVYELSRAKGFGPEVKRRILLGTHVLSSGYYDAYYGKAELARKKMRQELDEVFKKVDIILTPTAPTPAFKFGEQEDPIAMYKQDIFTVPVNLTGVPALTFPMGTVEQDGKQLPVGVQYIGPHGGDARLFAVGKTMYDERA, encoded by the coding sequence ATGGATACGATAGCAACACTCCGCGCTGCGTACATAGCAGGCGACACTACTCCAACTGAAGTGGTGCAAAAGACACTTGATACGATCAAAGAAAAAGATGGCGAAATCCACGCATTCTTGGCTGTGTATGAAGATGCACTCAAAGAAGCAGAAGCTGCGACTACAGCTTACAAAGAGAAGGGTGCTGATACTCCGGCACTCCTCGGTATTCCGGTTGCCATTAAAAACAACATTCTCGTAAAGGGCCGCAAAGCAACGGCAGCGTCTAAGATACTCGAGAACTACACTGCGGTGTACGACGCGACGATCATTGAGAAGCTTAAGGCAGTTGGTGCGATCATCGTGGGTGCAACCAATCTCGACGAATTCGCCATGGGTGGATCAACCGAAAACTCTGCCTTTGGTCCTACCAAGAACCCAGTTGATACTGCTCGTGTACCTGGGGGTTCTTCGGGTGGTTCTGCTGCGGCAGTCGCTATGGGTGCGGTACCGGTCGCGATCGGTACTGATACTGGCGGTTCGATCCGACAACCAGCGAGCTACTGTGGTTTGGTTGGTTTCAAGCCAACCTACGGCGCAGTGTCTCGATATGGACTCATGGCAATGGGTTCGTCGCTCGACCAAGCTGGGCCGCTTACCAACACTGTCGCAGATGCTGAGCTGGTTCATGAGACCATGGCAGGGCTCGACAAGATGGACGCTACCACGATCACTGACGATACGTATCCAGCGGTCCCGGCAAAAGAAACATACACTTTTGGTGTGCCGCGCAACTTCCTCAAGGAAGGAGTCGATGCGTCAGTCCTTGAAGCATTTGAGGCACACACAAAGGAGCTCGAAACAGCTGGACACAAGGTGGTCGATATCGACCTGCCGCTCTTTGAAAAAGGGCTGGCGGCGTACTATATCGTGATGCCAGCTGAGGTGTCTTCAAACCTCGCTCGCTACGACGGTATCCGATACGGTCTTTCAGAAGACGGAGATGAACTGCTCGATGTCTACGAACTGTCTCGCGCAAAGGGCTTTGGTCCTGAAGTGAAGCGTCGTATTTTGCTCGGCACGCACGTACTTTCTTCCGGGTACTACGATGCGTACTATGGCAAGGCCGAACTCGCTCGCAAGAAGATGCGTCAGGAGCTCGATGAGGTCTTCAAGAAAGTAGACATCATTCTCACGCCGACAGCGCCAACGCCAGCCTTTAAGTTTGGTGAGCAAGAAGACCCGATCGCGATGTACAAACAAGATATCTTCACGGTGCCGGTCAATCTGACCGGTGTCCCGGCGCTCACCTTCCCAATGGGAACCGTGGAACAAGACGGAAAGCAGCTACCGGTTGGGGTACAATACATAGGACCACACGGTGGTGACGCTCGTCTCTTTGCAGTTGGCAAGACCATGTACGACGAGCGCGCGTAG
- the gatC gene encoding Asp-tRNA(Asn)/Glu-tRNA(Gln) amidotransferase subunit GatC translates to MKREDIEHLASLARIRLTEEEMERLPGELSSIVAYVSVVSDIAGEEADAAPEVGVRYNVFRKDEVTNEPDQYTKDILAEMPKTEGRFMKVKKILQVDE, encoded by the coding sequence ATGAAACGAGAAGATATTGAGCATTTGGCCTCGCTCGCTCGCATTCGTTTGACTGAAGAGGAGATGGAGCGCCTACCGGGGGAATTATCATCAATTGTAGCGTACGTTAGTGTCGTGAGTGATATTGCTGGCGAAGAAGCTGATGCTGCGCCGGAGGTTGGGGTGCGATACAACGTATTTCGCAAGGATGAAGTGACCAACGAGCCGGACCAGTACACCAAGGATATTTTGGCGGAAATGCCGAAGACTGAAGGTCGATTTATGAAGGTGAAGAAGATCCTGCAAGTTGATGAATAA